In a single window of the Pseudomonadota bacterium genome:
- the recJ gene encoding single-stranded-DNA-specific exonuclease RecJ, protein MKTSFFNKVWKQKEYDLDKFRILAENTNIPETILAILFNRGLTTPEEIESFLEPQLAHLPSPFLMKGMAEASEIIIQALEEARIVCISGDYDADGVTATAVLSLFFREINLDVLTFLPDRNLHGYGLNKDSLQNLYNESLKKGCSSPVLISVDCGIANSEEVLAAKQMGFTVIITDHHQPPGKLPDADVVINPLQAGCTFPFKHLAGVGIAFYLAMGVRNRLHEKGFWNGNRIEATNLKKYLDLVAIGTIADMVPLIGTNRILAKAGLEILAKPVGVGVKILLEKSCGANTQITSEDISFQVCPRINAAGRLKNAQIAFDLLTSDDIYEAEILAIELDQINTERKAIVNEITSRAIAMADKKISKGHSSLVLYDPDWHNGVLGIVASQIVNKYNRPTIVLSDSGGMIKGSGRSIEGLNLYKTLLGCTEILHKFGGHESAVGLSVSANNILLLENLFEEAVVAHLNDEEIQNPRLLIDNQVDIAEVMHTGFIELYKKIEPFGLGNEEPVFMTNKNVTIADTRKVGADSLQFSINENNRQYKAFGFGIGSLNETLPKKFSRLAYCLRPNTFRGIRKWEIRAIDIITNSTP, encoded by the coding sequence ATGAAAACAAGTTTTTTCAATAAAGTATGGAAGCAAAAAGAATACGATCTGGATAAATTCAGAATTCTTGCAGAAAATACCAATATCCCGGAAACCATACTCGCTATTCTTTTTAATCGAGGATTGACCACTCCGGAAGAAATTGAATCCTTTCTCGAACCGCAGCTCGCCCATCTCCCTTCGCCATTTTTAATGAAAGGCATGGCCGAAGCATCAGAAATCATCATACAGGCCCTGGAAGAAGCACGCATTGTCTGCATTTCAGGCGATTATGATGCTGACGGGGTCACTGCAACAGCAGTTTTGTCTCTTTTTTTTCGTGAAATCAATCTCGATGTTTTAACATTTCTCCCGGACAGAAATTTACACGGATACGGCCTCAACAAAGATTCACTACAAAATCTCTATAATGAAAGTCTCAAGAAAGGGTGCAGCAGCCCGGTTCTCATTTCAGTTGACTGCGGCATCGCAAACTCCGAGGAGGTTCTTGCCGCAAAACAAATGGGATTTACGGTGATCATAACCGACCACCATCAACCGCCTGGAAAACTCCCGGATGCAGACGTTGTGATTAATCCATTGCAGGCGGGGTGCACGTTTCCGTTCAAACATCTCGCCGGAGTGGGTATTGCATTTTATCTTGCAATGGGAGTCCGTAACAGACTCCACGAAAAAGGTTTCTGGAATGGAAACCGAATAGAAGCCACTAATCTTAAAAAATACCTTGATCTGGTCGCCATTGGAACAATCGCGGATATGGTTCCGCTCATCGGCACCAATAGAATTCTTGCAAAAGCAGGGCTTGAAATACTCGCAAAACCCGTAGGGGTTGGAGTTAAAATTCTCTTAGAAAAATCATGCGGCGCCAATACCCAGATAACTTCCGAGGATATTTCCTTTCAGGTCTGTCCCCGAATCAATGCAGCCGGCAGACTTAAAAATGCTCAGATTGCTTTTGATCTGCTGACCAGTGATGACATTTATGAGGCCGAAATTCTGGCAATAGAATTGGACCAAATCAACACGGAAAGAAAGGCAATAGTTAATGAGATAACCAGTAGAGCAATTGCAATGGCCGATAAAAAAATATCAAAAGGGCACAGTTCTCTGGTTTTGTATGATCCAGACTGGCATAACGGGGTTTTGGGGATTGTTGCATCACAAATTGTTAATAAATACAATCGACCGACAATTGTATTAAGTGATTCCGGTGGAATGATAAAGGGATCAGGAAGGTCAATAGAGGGATTAAACTTATACAAAACACTCCTGGGTTGCACAGAAATATTGCATAAATTCGGGGGGCATGAATCAGCCGTTGGTCTTTCTGTTTCAGCTAACAATATACTATTATTAGAAAATTTATTCGAAGAGGCAGTAGTTGCTCATTTAAATGATGAGGAAATACAAAACCCGAGGCTCTTGATTGACAACCAGGTAGATATTGCAGAGGTAATGCACACAGGTTTTATTGAATTGTATAAAAAAATTGAGCCGTTTGGGCTGGGAAATGAAGAACCGGTGTTTATGACAAATAAGAATGTAACAATTGCCGATACACGGAAGGTAGGCGCTGACAGTCTGCAATTTTCAATTAACGAAAATAATCGACAGTATAAAGCCTTTGGTTTTGGCATTGGCAGTCTCAATGAAACATTACCAAAAAAGTTTTCCCGGTTGGCATATTGTTTACGGCCCAATACTTTTCGAGGAATCCGCAAGTGGGAGATACGGGCAATCGACATCATCACCAACTCAACACCTTGA
- a CDS encoding adenylosuccinate lyase: MNRTIYQEPLVSRYTSPEMQGLFSEQTKIETWRKCWIALAEAQCELGLSMVTPEMVQQMKANISDIDFELASQKEKEIRHDVMAHVYTFGVKCPLAEPIIHLGATSQFVGCNTDLILQKKALAIIKKMLVNVIANLSRFAATHKALATLGYTHYQPAQPTTVGKRNTLYIQDLLIDLDYLENLEKQIKARGAKGTVGTQASFLELFKGDHEKVRKLDNLVAEKLGFDKVFDVTGQTYTRKLDMKTAETLAGIGATAHKFAVDLRLLSNLKVQEEPFAQGQVGSSAMAYKRNPMRSERMTALSRKLSGLVANFDATYSNQWFERTLDDSAIRRMDIPQCFLLTDAILKLFLNITSDMVVFPKQIERYIAQELPFMATEKILMACVEAGKSRQEMHEVINKHSIDAGRAVKEKGLDNDLLNRLAKDPLIPFDKYDLHKMIVSNTNSFVGRAVEQTEDFLNEVVEPRLNKYKELLGGLDSQLSV, from the coding sequence ATGAATCGAACCATTTATCAAGAGCCACTAGTAAGTCGCTACACCAGCCCTGAAATGCAGGGACTTTTTTCCGAACAGACAAAAATTGAAACATGGAGAAAATGCTGGATAGCCCTGGCTGAAGCTCAATGCGAACTTGGGCTTTCCATGGTCACACCTGAAATGGTTCAGCAGATGAAGGCAAACATTTCTGACATCGATTTTGAGCTGGCATCGCAAAAGGAAAAAGAAATACGCCATGACGTAATGGCCCATGTTTATACTTTCGGGGTTAAATGTCCACTCGCCGAACCCATAATTCACCTGGGGGCAACCTCTCAGTTTGTCGGCTGCAACACCGATCTCATTCTCCAGAAAAAAGCCCTGGCAATTATCAAAAAAATGCTGGTAAACGTCATTGCCAACCTCAGCCGTTTTGCCGCAACCCATAAGGCCTTGGCAACCCTTGGCTACACCCACTACCAGCCAGCTCAACCAACTACCGTTGGCAAAAGAAACACTTTGTATATCCAGGACTTGCTTATAGACCTTGATTATCTGGAAAATCTCGAAAAGCAGATTAAGGCCCGTGGAGCCAAAGGAACTGTCGGCACCCAGGCCTCTTTTCTAGAATTATTCAAGGGCGACCATGAAAAAGTCAGAAAACTCGACAATCTCGTTGCAGAAAAACTCGGATTCGACAAGGTCTTTGACGTGACCGGCCAGACCTATACCCGTAAGCTTGACATGAAAACCGCTGAAACCCTTGCTGGCATTGGCGCCACCGCCCATAAATTTGCCGTTGACCTTCGCCTGCTTTCAAACCTTAAAGTCCAGGAAGAACCGTTTGCACAAGGTCAGGTCGGCAGTTCGGCAATGGCATATAAACGCAACCCCATGCGATCCGAAAGGATGACCGCCCTTTCCCGTAAACTTTCAGGCCTGGTAGCAAACTTTGACGCAACCTATTCCAATCAATGGTTTGAACGCACATTAGACGATTCCGCCATACGACGAATGGATATCCCACAATGCTTCCTGCTCACCGATGCCATACTAAAGCTGTTTCTTAACATTACAAGCGATATGGTTGTTTTTCCGAAACAAATTGAACGCTACATCGCCCAGGAATTACCTTTCATGGCAACTGAAAAAATACTCATGGCATGCGTTGAGGCAGGTAAGAGCAGACAGGAAATGCATGAGGTAATAAATAAACATTCCATTGATGCCGGCAGAGCCGTAAAGGAAAAAGGCCTTGATAATGATTTATTGAACCGTCTTGCCAAGGACCCGCTTATTCCTTTTGATAAATACGATTTACATAAAATGATTGTCTCTAATACCAACAGCTTTGTGGGTAGAGCCGTGGAACAAACCGAAGATTTCCTCAACGAGGTGGTGGAACCGAGACTGAATAAATACAAAGAACTTCTCGGTGGGCTGGATTCTCAACTCTCCGTGTGA
- a CDS encoding DUF4911 domain-containing protein produces MPLRIAPERIYFLRFILEGYDGLAILSTLDQHAGVVEIRFPESASQVLFGLLEDIAPTLFNQSRNPNL; encoded by the coding sequence ATTCCATTACGAATAGCCCCGGAAAGAATATATTTTCTGCGGTTTATACTCGAAGGATATGACGGCCTGGCCATACTTTCAACCCTGGACCAACATGCAGGCGTCGTCGAAATTCGATTTCCGGAATCCGCATCACAAGTTTTGTTTGGACTCCTGGAAGACATCGCCCCTACCCTTTTCAATCAATCAAGAAATCCCAACCTGTAA
- the miaB gene encoding tRNA (N6-isopentenyl adenosine(37)-C2)-methylthiotransferase MiaB, translating into MKRVYIETFGCQMNERDSEIMSQLLVSSGYIETFTITDADLVLVNTCSVREKAEQKAYSLLGTLKKMKVARPSLLVAVAGCVAQQDGAGMLKRMPHVDLIIGPQNIYRLPELLEKASDQTPKKQIATNLSNSFVIPPFLPNMKNQSTFKRFVTIMQGCNNFCTYCVVPFTRGREVSRKKDDIINEIKHLIDNGIKEITLLGQNVNSYGLDRPNEQDITFPDLLRAASEVKGLERIRFTTSHPKDLSEDLMRCFQEIKTLCPHLHLPVQSGSNTILKQMNRKYTIEKYLDKVSELRKYNPEIAITTDIIVGFPGEKDEDFEATMQLLESVRYHGAFSFKYSDRPHTKSASFSEKVPENEKTSRLARLKSRQDEINLERHRQYIGRKMKIMIEGTSKASDGQWTGRTMTNHIVNFDGNPDLQAGQIITVIITETCQNSLQGKQTNDFNG; encoded by the coding sequence ATGAAACGAGTTTACATTGAAACCTTTGGCTGCCAGATGAATGAACGTGATTCTGAAATCATGTCGCAACTTCTTGTTTCCTCCGGTTATATCGAAACCTTTACCATCACGGATGCAGACCTTGTATTGGTAAACACTTGCAGCGTGCGGGAAAAAGCAGAACAAAAGGCTTACAGTCTCCTCGGGACCCTTAAAAAAATGAAGGTGGCCCGACCATCTCTGCTGGTTGCAGTTGCCGGATGCGTTGCGCAGCAGGACGGAGCCGGTATGCTCAAACGAATGCCCCATGTTGACCTGATTATCGGGCCTCAAAACATTTACCGGCTGCCGGAACTTTTGGAAAAAGCATCCGATCAAACCCCTAAAAAACAAATTGCGACCAACCTTTCCAATTCTTTTGTTATTCCGCCGTTTCTGCCGAATATGAAGAACCAGTCAACATTCAAACGGTTTGTCACCATCATGCAGGGTTGCAATAATTTCTGCACCTATTGCGTAGTGCCGTTCACCCGCGGCCGTGAAGTAAGTCGCAAAAAAGATGATATAATTAATGAAATAAAACATTTGATTGATAACGGGATTAAAGAGATTACCCTGCTCGGACAAAACGTCAATTCCTATGGATTGGATCGTCCCAACGAGCAAGACATAACCTTTCCTGATCTCTTGCGAGCTGCTTCTGAAGTAAAAGGGCTTGAACGTATCCGCTTTACAACCTCTCATCCCAAAGACCTTTCAGAAGATCTTATGCGCTGTTTTCAGGAAATTAAAACACTCTGCCCACATCTGCATCTACCTGTTCAATCCGGGTCAAACACAATCCTCAAACAAATGAACAGAAAATATACCATTGAGAAATATCTTGATAAAGTCTCTGAACTTCGGAAATATAATCCGGAGATAGCCATAACCACGGATATCATTGTTGGGTTTCCGGGTGAAAAAGACGAAGATTTTGAAGCCACCATGCAATTACTTGAATCTGTTCGCTACCATGGGGCTTTTTCTTTTAAATATTCAGACCGGCCTCATACCAAATCCGCATCTTTTTCAGAGAAAGTCCCTGAAAATGAGAAAACTTCCCGGCTTGCAAGACTTAAATCCCGCCAGGATGAAATCAACCTGGAACGACATCGCCAATACATCGGCAGAAAAATGAAGATCATGATCGAGGGAACTAGTAAAGCCTCAGATGGGCAATGGACCGGCCGAACCATGACCAATCATATTGTGAACTTTGACGGAAATCCTGATCTTCAGGCAGGACAAATCATCACTGTGATTATTACCGAAACCTGCCAGAATTCTCTCCAGGGAAAACAGACAAATGATTTTAATGGATAA
- a CDS encoding histidinol phosphate phosphatase domain-containing protein, translated as MIDLHTHTFFSDGELVPAEHLRRVEVLGYEAIAITDHADSSNMDFIIPRIVRAANDLNRYSTTRLIPGIELTHVPPGMFAELVRKARELGALIVVGHGETAVEPVTPGTNRAAIESGVDILAHPGFITIEEATLAAKKGIYLELSGRKGHSITNGHVAQTALKAGAALMVNADAHGPGDFLTDEKARIVALGAGLSPQMYEKIRKDMSAFVAAL; from the coding sequence ATGATTGATCTTCATACCCATACTTTTTTTAGCGACGGTGAACTTGTTCCAGCCGAACACCTGAGAAGAGTCGAGGTTCTTGGTTATGAAGCCATAGCCATTACCGATCATGCCGACTCATCCAACATGGATTTCATCATTCCACGAATCGTCCGGGCGGCCAATGATCTTAACAGGTATTCAACAACCAGACTTATTCCTGGAATTGAACTCACCCATGTGCCACCAGGTATGTTTGCGGAGCTTGTTCGCAAGGCAAGAGAACTCGGGGCGCTGATTGTCGTGGGTCATGGAGAAACCGCAGTAGAACCCGTGACACCGGGTACCAACAGGGCTGCAATTGAATCAGGGGTTGATATCCTCGCCCACCCAGGATTTATAACCATTGAAGAAGCAACCCTTGCCGCCAAAAAAGGGATTTACCTTGAGCTCAGCGGCCGCAAAGGTCATTCCATTACCAACGGGCACGTTGCTCAAACAGCACTTAAAGCCGGGGCAGCCCTCATGGTCAATGCCGACGCCCACGGCCCCGGCGATTTTCTTACGGATGAAAAAGCACGCATCGTCGCCCTCGGCGCCGGATTATCTCCTCAGATGTATGAAAAAATCAGAAAGGACATGTCGGCTTTTGTAGCGGCGTTATAA
- a CDS encoding PilZ domain-containing protein: MGDTLKIFIRKLGDIRLSCPYCMDHKIIPGEKIKGEHKIRIICSCKHAFDVEFEYRKKTRKNASLDGHFEKIDPLMAQDSSRRSKTSWDLASIANQHSNCKIKNLSVDGIGLTSNYSHTIKVGDLLEIIFTLDNSSATIMEKIYTVRSVEDNYMGCEIYLHDLQDKDLAFYILS, translated from the coding sequence ATGGGTGACACGCTCAAAATTTTCATTCGCAAACTCGGAGATATCCGGTTGAGCTGTCCTTACTGCATGGACCATAAGATTATTCCTGGTGAAAAGATTAAAGGGGAACATAAAATTCGTATAATATGTTCCTGCAAACATGCTTTTGACGTGGAATTCGAGTACCGCAAGAAAACCCGCAAGAACGCCTCTCTGGACGGTCATTTTGAAAAAATCGATCCCCTTATGGCCCAGGACTCATCACGCAGGAGTAAAACCAGCTGGGACCTGGCTTCCATCGCCAATCAGCATTCAAACTGTAAAATAAAGAATCTTTCCGTTGACGGTATCGGTCTTACATCAAATTATAGCCATACAATTAAAGTCGGCGATCTCTTGGAAATCATTTTTACCCTGGATAATTCTTCGGCAACCATCATGGAAAAGATCTACACTGTTCGCTCTGTGGAAGATAATTATATGGGCTGTGAAATATATCTCCACGACCTGCAGGATAAAGATCTTGCCTTCTATATCCTTTCCTAG
- a CDS encoding MBL fold metallo-hydrolase, whose protein sequence is MYNRLSVGNLEIYWLNGGEFMLDGGTMFGAVPKVLWEKKIPAVSANNILMLNAVLLIKSPDALILVDTGLGNKLSEKQKNIYEVTCDWNIPAELEKLGLDSTAIDYVVLTHCDFDHAGGVEMFDPDGRQRLSFANARYLVQKDEWYDVLHPNSRASHSYWDINFKNLVNSENLQIKEKYIADYRDKNCWFTFYHDPDVLACRFDKAGRIIEKVTT, encoded by the coding sequence ATGTATAACAGACTCTCCGTTGGCAATTTAGAAATTTACTGGTTAAACGGCGGCGAATTCATGCTTGACGGTGGCACGATGTTCGGTGCAGTTCCCAAAGTGCTCTGGGAAAAGAAAATCCCCGCTGTTTCGGCAAATAATATTTTGATGCTCAACGCCGTTTTGCTCATCAAATCCCCTGATGCCTTGATCCTTGTCGATACCGGGCTCGGTAACAAACTTTCGGAAAAACAGAAAAATATTTATGAAGTGACCTGCGACTGGAATATCCCGGCAGAGCTTGAAAAACTTGGGCTTGACAGTACTGCGATTGATTATGTCGTACTCACCCACTGTGATTTTGACCATGCAGGAGGGGTGGAAATGTTTGATCCGGATGGCAGGCAGAGGCTTTCTTTTGCAAATGCCCGGTATCTGGTTCAAAAAGATGAATGGTATGATGTTCTGCACCCAAATAGCCGGGCATCGCACAGCTACTGGGATATTAATTTCAAGAATCTGGTCAACTCGGAAAACCTGCAGATTAAGGAAAAATATATTGCCGATTATCGAGATAAGAATTGCTGGTTTACTTTTTATCATGATCCGGATGTGCTGGCCTGCCGTTTTGATAAGGCGGGCAGGATTATCGAAAAAGTTACAACCTGA
- a CDS encoding HD-GYP domain-containing protein: protein MIKKVKVEQLAPGVFIKGFDCGWMGHPFLFNSKLITSEKALEKLRYFGIREVFIDTEKGRDIEDAPSEAEHKRQIDQEIRTMVNDDVSEAINHIPLQEEITQATSIKREATKVVRTIMARIRQGKNLEPDQAHVLVRKIDESISRNKDALVLLLRLRNKDNYTFNHSVGVGALMMSFSKHLGLSKQRTHEIGLGSLLHDIGKMKIPVQILNKPGKLSDLEFAEIKKHVQFCGDILSGTKKIPKRAALVALQHHERIDGNGYPQGLKGDDICLGGQMAAIVDVFDAITSRRCYRNGLDPVDGLRRLYEWSKYHFDEMLAHRFIKHIGIYPVGTVVELESGMIGVVIDSTEHLLKPVVSVVYNKKKNWPVSPRTINLDKPFGKGGADKIISYESARRFNIDPFKMLGLER from the coding sequence ATGATAAAAAAAGTCAAAGTTGAACAACTTGCGCCCGGGGTCTTTATAAAAGGCTTTGACTGCGGATGGATGGGGCATCCCTTTCTGTTTAACAGCAAACTTATCACCAGTGAAAAAGCCTTGGAAAAACTTCGCTACTTCGGGATTCGAGAGGTATTCATTGATACAGAAAAAGGTCGTGATATTGAAGATGCTCCATCGGAAGCCGAACATAAACGCCAGATAGATCAAGAAATCAGAACAATGGTAAATGACGATGTTTCGGAAGCCATCAACCATATTCCATTGCAGGAAGAAATTACCCAAGCAACGTCAATAAAACGGGAAGCAACGAAAGTCGTCCGTACCATAATGGCCCGAATCAGGCAGGGTAAAAACCTTGAACCGGATCAAGCGCATGTGCTTGTAAGAAAAATCGACGAATCAATTTCCCGCAATAAAGACGCTCTTGTCCTTCTTCTTCGTCTGCGCAATAAGGACAATTACACTTTTAATCATTCCGTGGGAGTCGGCGCTCTCATGATGTCTTTTAGCAAACATCTCGGTTTGAGCAAACAACGCACCCATGAAATAGGTCTGGGGTCGCTTCTGCACGATATCGGCAAAATGAAGATCCCTGTTCAAATACTCAATAAGCCAGGCAAACTCTCGGACCTAGAATTTGCCGAAATAAAGAAACATGTTCAGTTCTGTGGAGATATTCTCAGCGGCACAAAAAAAATCCCTAAGAGAGCTGCTCTCGTTGCACTCCAGCACCACGAACGCATTGACGGCAACGGCTACCCACAGGGATTGAAAGGCGATGACATTTGTCTCGGCGGTCAGATGGCGGCAATAGTTGATGTTTTTGACGCAATCACCTCGCGGCGTTGCTATCGAAACGGTCTTGATCCTGTTGACGGCCTTCGTCGCTTGTATGAATGGAGCAAATATCATTTTGATGAAATGCTTGCGCATCGATTCATTAAACACATCGGCATCTATCCGGTGGGCACGGTGGTTGAACTTGAAAGCGGCATGATCGGCGTGGTAATCGACTCAACCGAACACCTGCTCAAACCGGTTGTTTCCGTGGTTTATAACAAAAAGAAGAATTGGCCGGTCTCACCTCGAACTATCAATCTTGACAAACCTTTCGGCAAAGGCGGTGCTGACAAAATAATCAGTTACGAATCCGCCAGACGCTTTAACATCGATCCCTTTAAAATGCTTGGGCTCGAAAGATAA
- a CDS encoding C-GCAxxG-C-C family protein yields the protein MSEKQCDLSRREALIGAGKLAVGAAVLTLGTSGVVTTVLANKPATFPWGYKKIDPQEAGNIAYENWYKGFCCFAVVSGILQPLQREIGEPYSSLPLMAFKWGHGGAVGWGTLCGSLNGAGIATGLIGGHDTEPILNDVIAWYTETQLPIYKPKQPKAQFKSVNASASPLCHISVGKWMKKEGVSFASPQRKDRCARLSADIAMKTVTLLNDWKDGKYKPTHGSNVKEYGITSQENCMECHGDDVPSPKI from the coding sequence ATGAGTGAAAAGCAATGCGATCTTTCCAGAAGGGAAGCACTGATTGGGGCGGGGAAGCTTGCGGTTGGTGCCGCAGTTCTGACTCTTGGAACTTCCGGAGTCGTCACGACTGTTTTAGCAAATAAGCCGGCGACTTTCCCGTGGGGATACAAAAAGATTGATCCGCAGGAAGCAGGCAATATCGCCTATGAAAACTGGTATAAAGGGTTTTGTTGTTTTGCCGTAGTCAGCGGGATTCTGCAACCGTTACAAAGGGAAATTGGTGAACCCTATTCCTCTCTGCCTTTAATGGCTTTTAAATGGGGACACGGCGGTGCTGTCGGCTGGGGAACTCTCTGCGGTTCATTAAATGGAGCAGGCATTGCTACAGGACTTATTGGCGGTCACGACACCGAACCGATATTAAATGACGTTATTGCATGGTATACGGAAACCCAGTTGCCGATTTATAAACCGAAACAGCCCAAAGCACAGTTTAAAAGCGTTAATGCCAGCGCCTCACCGCTTTGTCATATATCCGTGGGCAAATGGATGAAAAAAGAAGGCGTAAGCTTTGCCAGTCCTCAGAGAAAAGACAGATGCGCCAGGTTGTCGGCGGATATTGCAATGAAAACCGTCACTCTTCTTAATGACTGGAAGGATGGTAAGTATAAGCCAACACATGGCAGTAATGTCAAAGAATATGGCATTACTTCACAAGAAAACTGCATGGAATGCCACGGTGACGATGTGCCTTCACCAAAGATATGA